In one window of Thermodesulfovibrionales bacterium DNA:
- the lon gene encoding endopeptidase La — MNIFKNADKKLQTATLGELRETIVSAQLPAQILQVAEKELETLSKISPNTAEYTIGLTYIEFLLSLPWNRRSEDNLDLISARKILNERHYGLDTVKERILEHLAVKILNVNKKPRILVVDDEDIARRNLEHILGKEGYAVVTAAHGGEALERLSESDFDVVLTDLRMEKVDGIDLLERVRVRYPDTKVILITAYASIDSAIEAIKKGAFHYITKPFKLDDVRSAIAQAIEKRVSTVSSKGSILCFAGPPGTGKTSLGMSIAAALGRRFARISLGGMKDEAEIRGHRRTYAGALPGRIIEEIRRTQVMNPLLMLDEVDKIGCDFKGDSASALLEVLDPEQNRSFLDHYLDVPFDLSNVMFIVTGNVADNIQEPLRDRMEVIEFSGYTEDEKTEIGLRYLVPKQVQEKGLSEFPPEFSRIAMHKIIQEYTREAGLRSLEREIAAICRKVAMGFAQQRETAKKTMVTPEMVEKFLGPRRYYFEVADEKPRVGVTTGLVWTEVGGDIIFIEAAKMKGKKELILTGSLGCVMRESAQAALSYIRSNAASFSIAEDFFENHDIHIHIPAGAIPKDGPSAGVTIAIALLSLVTGKPARQDIAVSGEMTLSGRILPVGGIKEKMLAARRAGLRGVVLPLRNRADLEGLPEDLKSGLDIHFADKIEEVARILLEAKSL; from the coding sequence ATGAATATCTTCAAGAACGCGGACAAGAAACTCCAGACGGCAACGTTGGGAGAATTGCGGGAGACGATCGTCTCTGCCCAATTGCCCGCGCAGATCCTTCAGGTTGCTGAAAAGGAACTCGAGACGCTATCGAAGATAAGCCCGAATACGGCTGAATATACGATAGGGCTGACCTATATAGAATTTCTTCTCAGTCTACCCTGGAACAGAAGGTCGGAAGATAATCTCGATCTCATCAGTGCCCGGAAGATTCTGAACGAGCGTCATTACGGTCTCGATACCGTTAAGGAGAGGATCCTCGAACATCTCGCCGTCAAAATCTTGAACGTGAACAAGAAACCGAGAATCCTCGTGGTGGATGACGAGGATATCGCAAGGAGGAACCTCGAGCATATCCTCGGGAAAGAAGGCTATGCGGTGGTGACGGCCGCTCACGGCGGGGAGGCTCTCGAAAGATTGTCGGAATCGGACTTTGACGTTGTCCTGACCGACCTGCGGATGGAGAAGGTCGACGGCATCGATCTTCTAGAGCGGGTCAGGGTAAGGTATCCTGATACAAAGGTGATCCTGATTACGGCCTATGCTTCGATAGATTCCGCCATAGAAGCGATAAAGAAAGGCGCTTTCCACTATATTACAAAACCCTTTAAGCTCGATGATGTGAGGTCTGCGATCGCGCAGGCCATCGAGAAACGGGTTTCAACGGTGTCATCCAAAGGCTCTATTCTCTGTTTTGCCGGTCCGCCGGGGACGGGTAAAACGTCTCTCGGAATGTCGATCGCCGCTGCGCTCGGAAGACGTTTCGCGAGGATCTCACTGGGCGGGATGAAGGATGAAGCAGAAATCAGAGGACACAGGAGGACGTATGCCGGAGCGCTGCCGGGACGTATAATCGAGGAGATTCGTCGCACGCAGGTCATGAATCCCCTCCTCATGCTCGACGAGGTGGACAAGATAGGCTGTGATTTTAAGGGAGACTCTGCCTCTGCCTTGCTCGAAGTGCTTGACCCCGAACAGAACCGGAGTTTTCTCGACCATTATCTGGATGTTCCCTTTGATCTTTCGAACGTGATGTTTATCGTGACCGGTAACGTTGCCGATAACATCCAGGAGCCGCTGCGGGACCGCATGGAAGTGATCGAGTTCAGCGGGTATACCGAGGATGAAAAGACGGAGATCGGCTTGCGGTACCTGGTCCCGAAGCAGGTCCAGGAGAAAGGGCTGTCGGAATTCCCCCCGGAATTCAGCCGGATCGCCATGCACAAAATTATCCAGGAATACACCCGTGAGGCGGGGTTGAGGAGCCTTGAGAGGGAAATCGCCGCGATCTGCCGCAAGGTGGCCATGGGGTTTGCTCAGCAGAGGGAGACGGCAAAGAAGACCATGGTGACTCCGGAAATGGTAGAGAAGTTTCTCGGCCCGAGAAGGTATTACTTTGAGGTAGCCGATGAAAAACCCCGTGTGGGTGTTACTACCGGTCTCGTATGGACCGAAGTCGGCGGGGACATCATCTTCATAGAGGCTGCGAAGATGAAGGGGAAGAAAGAGCTGATACTCACGGGCTCTCTCGGCTGTGTCATGCGTGAATCTGCCCAGGCCGCCCTGAGTTACATCAGGAGCAACGCCGCATCCTTCTCTATAGCTGAGGACTTCTTCGAGAATCACGACATTCATATCCATATTCCCGCGGGTGCGATCCCGAAAGACGGGCCATCCGCCGGCGTCACGATAGCCATCGCACTCCTTTCACTCGTAACGGGAAAACCTGCTCGTCAGGATATCGCGGTATCAGGGGAGATGACGCTGAGTGGGAGAATCCTTCCGGTGGGAGGGATTAAGGAAAAGATGCTCGCGGCACGAAGGGCGGGATTGAGGGGGGTGGTATTGCCTCTCAGAAACCGCGCTGATCTTGAAGGACTTCCCGAGGACCTGAAGAGCGGTCTCGATATTCACTTTGCGGATAAGATAGAAGAAGTTGCCCGGATTCTGCTCGAAGCGAAATCTCTCTGA